A segment of the Fusarium musae strain F31 chromosome 2, whole genome shotgun sequence genome:
CTTCCGcctatttcttcttctgtccAAGAATCTTGGCATGCTGTCTTCCAGAAGGTTTTCCAGACTGAGTTGCTCGTGACCGTAGAGTATAtctctccttcttccatgcAAACACCATTTGATCCACACTACCCATGTCGTGCTTGGGCTTCCGCATGTACGTGAGGCGTGCTCGTCGTGCCCTCTTGGGCCGTCGCCAGATAATATCAATACCCGTCACAGTCGGGCTGTAGATCTTGAACCACATCTCCACACCAaccttcatcatctgtcCACGCAATTGGATCGCTGTATCCTGGCCTCGGCGTCGAATTTGTAAAAAAGCGCCGGCAAAGGGCTCCCCACCCTTTGTCGTCACCATCAGAACGTCGCCAACCTTAGCGCTGTCGGCGTGCTCTCTTGAGAACAATCGTGTGCGTGCGCCAGTCGGATCGAGTTTCGCGAGTTGCTTTTGCAGAAGGGCAGGCATAGGATCGGGGTGGGTGGTACGAATACTCGGGACTCGAGGGTAGATATGAAATTTGCTAACCTTGGCGAGATCCGCCCCTGGTCTCAATGTCAGCGATGTTGTTTTTGCAATATTGCGGATCGTAAAGATACATACGTTGTTCAGCGCTGAAGGCGCTCGGTATCGACTTGGGCACAGGCTCAACGGCTGCTGAAGAAACCCTCCTTTCGAAAGTCCTCAGGAATCTTGCCCGTCTAAGAGCAGATTTGAGACAGCCAACTGGCCGTCCCACGACGGTGACGTTCATCGTAAATTGAACTATTGCGATTATACAAgtagttgaggttgagacaGGCGTTAGAATTTCTGGAGCTACTCGCAATACTTCCAATTCTCATTGCTGATTGGCTCGGATTACAGTTCATCCGGTGCCTTTTTCCATGGGACGcagaataggtaggtaccttccTATGAACCCACCTACTACCTTACGATTTAGTAGGCATTGCCCAAGCTTTGAAACCTCAAAAGTTATCACAGCACTGTGGGACAGTCAGCGCAATGCTGAACAGATCCTTGACTTTGGGCTTCAGGCCTGTGGCCAACCCGTGGACATCCCTGGCACTGCGTGGCATCCAGTACAAATGCTTCAGTGTATCTTCTGCACGCAGTAAgtgaaaaaggaaaaaaaagagtgcAACATTCAGAATACAGGAAGTTGACAATCGACAAGGTTTTAGTGCTGTGTTCGCCGAGACTAAAAATCCTCAGTTGAACGAAATTCTCACAGAAATTCAAGAGAAGATCATTCTCCCTGCCCACCTACCAGAGAAAGCGAGGAAGCTCGTTTTCAATCCCAAAAAGAGCGACTACATCCTGCGAAACCCCGTCACCATCGAAGTCGATGGGCTCGAGCACACTTTCAAGACTATTGATCGATTCCACGATGTCCCAAACTCGATGAAGGCTTTTGCAGAGGCAACAAAGCTCATGAAAACCAAAGAGGAATGGGATAACATAAGCACCCTGCTTGCCGGCTATAAGAAAGCTGGAATTAGACTCAAACGCTGGCATGCCGACGCTGTGACTCGACGTGCAGGCCATGATAGGCAGCCGTATGTGGTCATTGAATGCGCTCAGCAAGTTGAAAAGACAGGACTCAGTTTACAGCGCGACAGTACTGTCATCCTGCTGTTGGGATCCATTAACCGTAAGATCATATCCCCGAAaggagaggagagcgagACTCAACAGGCTCTGAAGTGGAATAAAATGGTCTGGGATATCATTCAGCGCCCTGAGCATCTTGCTAAGAACACACCCCCTCGCCGTCAGCCTCATATGAACCCCATTATTCGGGGTATGATTCTCTTCTCCCAAGCATCTGCAGTCAAGGAGCAGCAGGCAGCCGAAGCTCCTGTGGATGGCCTGATCCGAGAGCTTCGAGACAATGTTGAGTTTATCACCAGCGCATGGGCTGAACGAGAATCCGAT
Coding sequences within it:
- a CDS encoding hypothetical protein (BUSCO:EOG09264I6B) → MNVTVVGRPVGCLKSALRRARFLRTFERRVSSAAVEPVPKSIPSAFSAEQRADLAKVSKFHIYPRVPSIRTTHPDPMPALLQKQLAKLDPTGARTRLFSREHADSAKVGDVLMVTTKGGEPFAGAFLQIRRRGQDTAIQLRGQMMKVGVEMWFKIYSPTVTGIDIIWRRPKRARRARLTYMRKPKHDMGSVDQMVFAWKKERYTLRSRATQSGKPSGRQHAKILGQKKK